ATGCCACCGAAATCGGTAATCACATCAACGCCGTCTCCGAAGTAGTAAACAAATCTATCATTGCCTGCGCCACCAGTTAGGGTATCATTGCCTAAGCCCCCAGAGAGGGTATCGTTGCCACTGTTCCCCCCAATTTTGTCATTATTATAAGTTGTACCTGAGATATTTAATCGTTCGATATTCTTGTAAGTAACCCGATTCGTGCCTATGGTAATTGAGCCAGTGTTAGTAGTGGCATTGAATGTTGTTATTATACCCGCATAAACATCGGAATTCACATACAATACATCGTCACCCTCACCCCCATCAATGGTATCTATCCCACTATTACCCCCGGAAAGGGTATCGTTGCCACTGTTCCCCACAATGTTGTCATTGTAGCCTGTACCTAAAATATTTAATCGTTCAATATTCTTGTAACTAACCTGATTCGCACCCGCTTTAATTGAACCAATATTAGTAGTAGAATTGAATGTGGTTGTAATTCCCCCAGCAGGATAATAGTAATCGACGAACAACACATCGTCACCCTTACCCCCATCGATGGTATCTATACCACTATAGCCCGTGGAGAGGGTATCGTTGCCACTGTTCCCCACAATGTTGTCATTGTAGGCTGTACCTGAGATATTTAATCGTTCGGTATTCTTGTAAGTAACCTGATTCGTACCCGCTTGAATTGAACCAATGTTAGTAGTGGCATCGAATGTCGTTGTAATCCCCACACCAGCATAACTGAAATCGACGGACAACAAATCATCCCCTTGACCCCCATCTACCGTTTGATTCTCTAAATTTAGATAAAAGGAATCATTGCCATCGCCCCCAAAAAAGAAGTTATTTCCTGTGACAAAATCAGCCTTCAAGGTATCGTCACCAGCGCCACCGTTGATAGTATTATTGCCTGAAGACCCTAATGTATCGTAGGTAGTGGGAATACCAGAGATATCAAGATAATCATTACCATCGCCACCAGATAGCAGATTATTCCCTGATGTACCCATAGCCTTCAAGTAATCGTCACCAGCACCACCATTGAGGGTGTTATTGCCTGATGAGATAAAATTAGGATCTGCTTTATAAGTATAAACACCAGAAGTGGAGAGAGTATCATTGCCATCGCCACCAAATAACAGGTTATTGCCTTCTGGAGAATCAGCATTCAAGTAATCGTCACCAGCGCCACCGTTGAGGGTGTTATTCCCTGATGAGGCAGTATAGCCATAGCCATAATAGTTTTGAGAGATGTAAGAAGTGGAGAGAGAATCATTACCATCGCCACCAGATAGCAGGTTATTGCCTGATGAAGCTCCAGCATCCAAGTAATCGTCACCAGTGTCACCGTTAAGGATGTTGTTGCCTGTTGAATATTCAACATCCAAGGTATCATTGCCTACACCACCAATCAGAGTATTATTCCCTGCACCACCCCGCAAACGGTCGTTGCCACTTTTACCGTCAATTTTGTCATCACCCCCCTGACCATTGATGACATCATCTGAGTTATCAAAGCCGCTAACATTATTGGAGAGGTCGTTAAGGAAGGTGACTGTGTTCTGATTGAAAATAGTGCTTTGGGTGGAATTGGCATTAAAGACATCAAAGCTATCAGTAATAGTAGTTTGCCCATTAAACAGGATATTGCCTAAGTTGACTTTACCTCCTGTAGATGTGCTGAGATTATCTAGATTTTCCAAGGCAAAGTTTTGCAGGATGACTTTAGTACTATCGAGAGAAAACGGTTCAGGTTGAAAGGTGATTTCCAGATTGTTACCTTTCTGGGTCAGCAGCAAATTTTCGGCATTCAAGGTATTATCGTAAGAAAATCTTAACGTGTCTACTTCGGCAATGACTCCTGCCGATGGATTAATGCCTTTACCTATGCCACCAAAATCAGTGATGGTTACGAGATTAGTGGAATAGCCTGGTATGTCATAAATGTCGTTGCCGCCTCCACCAGTCAAGGTGTCATCGTAGCCACTAACGTATAAGGTATCGTTACCGTTGGTTCCAATGATACTACTTGCCATAACTTTTATTTACCTCAATCTATTTTTTCAGTAACTTAAATTTGAAATCTGCTATTAGTGCCGTTTTTGGGCATAAAAAACCCACCGAAATTTGACGTTTTCGGCATCCTTTATCCCTCACCCTAGAAGAACAGAATATTTCTCAAAGATTTGCCCATATATGGCTTGTACGTAGTCATGAATCTAACTATCTCAAACTATCTAAGCCTTAAGCGCTGTACAAATTAATGAGGGTGTGTATTTAGGCTATTTGGTCATTTCGGGCTAAATCAATTATCTTTGTTCAAGAAAAATTACTGAACAAATAACAAAAAGTCTTCTCATTGAATGCCTAAAACTTACCGTTCATCTTTAGTTTTTTGCCAGTGCCTAAGTCCTACTAGCTTCAAACTCAGATAAAGATTTTTATGCCCTCCTTGTGGGCTATGCTCTGTGAGGCTCTAGCTTGAACATAAAGAACATCTCAATAGCCTTAGAATAACTACATAGTCAATATCTTACTTAAATGTCTATGCTGAATCTGCGTTTTTACACAACCTTCATATTATTGACCAATAAATGTATATACAAATACTAAGCTTTGTATATCCTTCATATTCTTCTAGTTTTTAATACCTACCGAGGGCTACATCTATACCGACAATCAAGATGATTTGTGCAAGAATTGCGATCGCTTCCCAAAATGACTTAATATTATTGAACAACTGAATGCAAGATGCTATTTTTAGCACCTCGCAAACCGTACTAATTGGCGATCGCAGACTGATAATAAAGATTAACTAACCACAAAATTGTTGTTGGTTAGTGACAATCCGGCAGATAGTTGGGCAAATTTTACCTGAGTAAACCCAGTCGCACTGCCATCTTGGTCAAAATACAGTCCACCAGTAGAACTGTCATAAATGAATCGTTGAGCGATCGCTGTTGCAGATGTTCCGATGGTAAACTGGCTAGCTGAAAGTGAACCTATTGATAAACCGCCACCAAAATCATAAGCCGATACCTGAATCAATTCATTGGTAGCGTTGAAATCATAAATAGTATCAATGCCTTCTTTGTAATCATAGAAAGCAAAGGTATCAGTCCCATTACCTCCATAGAGGGTATCATTACCGTTGCCACCTGTGAGGATATCATTGCCATCGCCCCCAAAGAGCAGGTTATCGCCTCTTGAACCGCTAGCACTCAAGGTATCGTTTCCTGCACCTCCGTTAAGGGTATTATTGCCAAATGAACGAGAGTCGAATGTGGAAGAGAGGTCGCGCATTGAATGCTCGTTGTCGTAGGGTGTATAGATGTAAAAGCCAGAGATGTCGAGATAATCATTGCCATCACCTCCAGAGAGCAGATTATCGCCTGTTGAACCACTAGCACTCAAGCTATCGTCACCTGCACCACCGTTAAGGGTGTTATTACCAGAAGAGTTAGAATCATCGAGATCATAGGCATTTCCTTGGTAGTAGCCAGAGATGTCAAGATAATCATTGCCATCATCTCCAGAGAGCAGATTATCGCCTGTTGAACCACTAGCACTCAAGCTATCGTCACCTGCACCACCGTTAAGGGTGTTATTACCAGAAGAGTTAGAATCATCGAGATCATAGGCATTTCCTTGGTAGTAGCCAGAGATGTCAAGATAATCATTGCCATCATCTCCAGAGAGCAGATTATCGCCTGTTGAACCGCTAGCACTCAAGCTATCGTCACCTGCACCACCGTTAAGGGTGTTATTACCAGACGATTGAAAGACGTACTCATTTGGGTAGCTGACCCTTACGTAGCCAGAGATGTCGAGAGAATCATTGCCATCGCCACCAGAAATTAGGTTATCGCCTGTTGAACTGTTAGCACTCAAGTTATCGTTACCGACACCACCGTTGAGGGTATTATTGCCCGTACCACCAATGAGAGTATCATTACCTGCGCCACCCCGCAGCAAGTCGTTGCCACTGTTACCCAGAATGTTGTCATTGTAGGCTGTACCTGAGATGTCTAATCGTTCGATGTTGTTGTAATTAACCCGATAAGTACCCGCAGTAATTGAGCCAATGTTAGTAGTGGCATTGAAGGTCGAAACAATGCCGCCTGTAGCCAAGCTGTAATCGACCGATAACACGTCGTCACCCTGACCGCCATTTACTGTTTGAATCACTAAATTAGAGGGAGCAGTATCTGGGGATGTGGGGCTTAGATAGAAGGAATCATTGCCATCACCCCCAGAGAGGAGGTTATTTCCTGATGAAATGATAGCACTCAAGCGATCGTCACCAGCGCCACCGTTGAGGGTGTTATTCCCTAAAGAGGGTAAATATATTTCGCCACCATATCTTTCGGTGTAGATATAGGCAAAGACGGAGAGAGAATCATTGCCAGCGCCACCAGAGAGGAAGTTATTACCTAAATTCCCAGCATCCAAGATGAAGAAGTTATTATTACCTGGACGCCCAGCCTCTAAGATATCGTCACCAGCGCCACCGTTGAGGGTGTTATTCCCTGAACGCCCAGCCTCTAAGATATCGTTACCAGCGCCACCAGAGAGGAAGTTATCACCTGTTGAATTGCTAGCATCCAATGTATCGTCACCAGCACCACCGTTGAGGGTGTTATTGCCTGATGAGTAAAACCCAAGATCGACGTATATATCAGTATAATAAGTTGCGCCAGAAGTGGAGAGAGAATCATTGCCATCACCCCCAAAGAGTAGGTTATTGCCTGTTTGAGACTGAGCATTCAATGTATCGTCACCAGCGCCACCGTTGAGGGTGTTATTGCCTGAAGAGGTAATAAGATTGTAGTAGTTATAAACGAGGTAAGAAGTGGAAAGAGAATCATTGCCATCACCCCCAAAGAGTAAGTTGTTGCCTGATGAAGCAATAGCATCCAATGTATCGTTACCAGCGCCACCGTTGAGGGTGTTATTGCCTGAAGAGCTAATAACGTCGTAGTCGCTCTTATAAAGGTAAGAGGCGTAGAGAGAATCATTGCCATCGGCACCAGATAGCAGGTTATTGCCTGATGAAGCACTAGCATCCAATGTATCGTTACCAGTACCACCGTTAAGGATGTTGTTGCCTGTTGAATATTCAACATCCAAGGTATCATTGCCTACACCACCAATCAGAGTATTATTCCCTGCACCACCCCGCAAACGGTCGTTGCCACTTTTGCCGTCAATTTTGTCATCACCCCCCTGACCATTGATGACATCATCTGAGTTATCAAAGCCGCTAACATTATTGGAGAGGTCGTTAAGGAAGGTGACTGTGTTCTGATTGAAAATAGTGCTTTGGGTGGAGTTGGCATTGAAGACATCAAAGCTATCAGTAATAGTAGTTTGCCCATTAAACAGGATATTGCCTAAGTTGACTTTACCTCCTGTAGATGTGCTGAGATTATCCAGATTTTCCAAGGCAAAGTTTTGCAGGATAACTTTAGGACTCTGGAAAAGAAGCGATTCAAAGGTGATTTCCAGATTGTTACCGTTTTGGGTCAGGAGCAAATTTTCGGCATTCAAGAAATTATCGTAGGTATTATCGTAAGAAAATCTTAACGTGTCTACTTCGGCAATGACTGCTGCCGATGGATTTATGCCTTTACCTATGCCACCAAAATCAGTGATGGTGAAGAGAGTACCGTGATAGGGTCGTATGTCGTAAATGTCGTTGCCGCCTCCACCAGTCAAGGTGTCGTCGTTGCCACTAACGTATAGGGTATCGTTACCGTTGGTTCCAATGATACTTGCCATAACTTTTATTTACCTCAATCTATTTTTTCAGTAACTTAAATTTGAAATCTGCTATTAGTGCCGTTTTTGGGCATAAAAAACCCACCGAAACTTGACGTTTTCGGCATCCTTTATCCCTCACCCTAGAAGAACAGAATATTTCTCAAAGATTTGCCCATATATGGCTTGTACGTAGTCATGAATCTAACTATCTCAAACTATCTAAGCCTTAAGCGCTGTACAAATTAATGAGGGTGTGTATTTAGGCTATTTGGTCATTTCGGGCTAAATCAATTATCTTTGTTCAAGAAAAATTACTGAACAAATAACAAAAAGTCTTCTCATTGAATGCCTAAAACTTACCGTTCATCTTTAGTTTTTTGCCAGTGCCTAAGTCCTACTAGCTTCAAACTCAGATAAAGATTTTTATGCCCTCCTTGTGGGCTATGCTCTGTGAGGCTCTAGCTTGAACATAAAGAACATCTCAATAGCCTTAGAATAACTACATAGTCAATATCTTACTTAAATGTCTATGCTGAATCTGCGTTTTTACACAACCTTCATATTATTGACCAATAAATGTATATGCAAATACTAAGCTTTGTATATCCTTCATATTCTTCTAGTTTTTAGGCAACCAGAAATCAGAAGGTACTGGTGTAGGCGATACCTGGGTTGGGCTACGCCTACGCATGATAATATCTTATAAATATCTCTGTAATAATTAGACATCTTCGATAATGAATGTAGAGACGTAGCAGTGCTACATCTCTACAAGGGTTCTGGATAACGCATATTTAATTTCTGGAGATGTCTATTGCGATCGCTTGCCAAACTTATAACGCAGATATGAACCAACTTAGCGAAGAATATCATGCGAGGTACTAAAAAATAGCACCTTGCAAGCCCTACTTATACCAATTTCAAAAAATCCGGTGGTTAACGGATAAGCTGGAAATGGTGATTATTCGGGTCTTAAATCGTTAGATAATTCCACAATTCCCCTAGTCCCATCAATCCTTACCCGTTGACCATCTTGCAAAAGCCATGTAGCACCTCGAACATCCATCACTGCGGGAATACCGTATTCGCGAGCGACGATCGCACCGTGAGAAAGCCGTCCCCCAACTTCGGCAATTAATCCTCCAGCCCTTAATAACAAAGGAGCCCAGCCGGAATCTGTGTAAGGCACTACCAGAATCGTATCTCGATCAATCTCCGGCACGTCTTGTAAATTTCGCAACACCTTTATTCTCCCTTCAGCTTGCCCGTGACTGGCTCCAATACCTTGTAAGATTTGGTCAGAGTAGAGTACAGAGGGGGCTAAGGGGTGAGGGGTGTATTGCCATAGACTAAAAGGGGTACTTGAACGATCTCACTATCTTGGACGAATTGCGATCGCCTTGATTCCACTAATTTATCTAACTCCTCAATTAATCTAGAATCTTCACCCCCAATTAAACGCCGCACTTCATCAAAGTCTAGAAAAAAGATATCTCCTGTGTTCTGGAGTAAGCCAGACTTTAACCAAATCTTTTCTAAAGCGACAAAACTCCAACGCAATTCAGCTAAAAGCCGGGAATAAACTTCGGTAACTCGTCCTTTAATATCCACACGCCGTTGCACAAAAGAACGTTTTGGTTTACCAGCAAAGATACTATTAATTGCGTCTTTAGCGCCTGATTGTGGTTCGTTCCCCTGCATTAACTGCACAAACATCTGCTTAATCATCTGGGGATTCTCTCGCCAAGTGGGAACGGAAATATCAGTTCCCACTTCACTTAAGTAACCGTAATCCTGAAGCAATTCATCAAATTCTTGCAGGATTTTCTTTCCCTCTGGAGTTTGCGTTAACTGCTCAAATACTTGCTGTGGCTCAAACTCAAGTAATACTTGCTTGGCATCTGTGGCGATCGCACTGAGCGATCGCAATGCCGCTACCTCTGGAGTCACGCTATGATCGATTTGGCTATCCTTCACCCGAAAAATCGTCTGCCGTAAAGCAGCACTCAAGGGAGCTAAAATGCTGTAATATGTCCCGTGGCGCAGCAACTCTAGAATAAAGTCAATTCTAATTAGCAGCTTGACTGGTTCCAAATTATCTACATTTTCCTGTGCCAATTGCGACAACCCAGGAATAAGCTTCTGGTGATAATCCCGCTTGAAATCCTTTTCTAAACTTAGTTCCCGCTTCAGCAACTTCCCTAATCCTGGCAAATTCTCCCAAGTTGACTGCAAGGATGGTTTACTTAATTTGGCTCCTCTGGTTAAAAATTCCAGACTTTCCGGCGGTAATCCCATGCGGATAAAGATATTGCCTAAGAGGGATGCGTTAAAATAGGCTCTGGAGTAGTGCAGAGTTGCTGTTTCATTAAAATCTAACCCGAAAACGCGATCGCCCAAAACTAGACTAAAGAATTCTCCCCAGACTCCACAAGTTAAGGGACGATTAATTGACCATGTTAAGGGGTGAATTACTCCGGGAATCACTTCGGCGGCGATTTTGCGTGTCCAAATTGGTAGTAGAGTGGTAATCGGTCTAGATTGCAACACCCAAAGCGTTTGACCGTCATAACTCCATTCAATATCTTGAGGAGTGCCATGATAGCGTTTTTCAAGTCGATAAGCTAAGTATGCAACTTGCTTGATTAATGCTTGTGGAACTCGCCCAGTACCCTCTAATTGGACAGAGGAAGAATTTTCTCCTTCAACAACAAAAGCACGATATTGTTCTGGTGTGACTTTTCCCGAAACGATTTGTGTGGGGCTACCTGGAAGGGCTTCAATAATAATCGCATCACCTTGCCCAGTTATGGGATCGCGGCTGAAAGCTACACCAGAATATACACTCTGGACTTGTTGTTGAATCAGTACAGCCATTGCTGTATCATTTGAGCCGCGATCGCGCCGATATTGCACGGCAGAGGGATGATTGTAAGAAGCTTGAACTTGAGCGATCGCTTGCTGTAATGCCTCTGGGCTAGTAACATTTAAAACTGTGTCATACTGTCCAGCCGCAGAAGCCTGTTCTGAGTCTTCGCCAATGGCGGAGGAACGCACCACCAAGGGAGATAATTCTGATGGCTGGAGAAATTCTGTCAACACTTGCGGATCGTCGATTGGCGCTAGCACCCACCCCTTTGGCACTGGATAGCCCCAGCGCTTGATTTGGGATAATGTAGCCGCTTTTTCTCCCACAATAGCAGCATCCAACTCTTCATCTAAAGAAACCATCGCGCGATCGCCCCGTAAAAATTCCAACACCCCTTGCGATTCTGTTTGTGCCTCTTTTACTGGTAAGCTCATATCATCAGGAATTTTAGTATAAATCCAGCCCATTAAACCAGCTAAAGCTACAGCAGCAAGCATTCTGGGGATATCGCTAATGTGCAGAAGTGCCACAAACAGAGGGAAAAGAAGCAAAACCCCAAATTTAACTACCCGTTTTGATTGCAGAATTGTAAAGCTAATACCTGCAAAGAAAGATACAAATATTGCTACAAGTGGATCGTGTACAACAAATCCCCAGACGACATTTGTTGTACCCGCCCCTCTGCCTATCCAGTATCTGCCAATTACCAAAGCGATGAGGGCTATCAATTCCCAAGACGAACCCTCTGGGAAGAAAATGCGGGTGAGGAAAACCGCCGCAATTCCTTTAAAAGCTTCTGACAAGACTGCCAGAATTCCGACAAACTTACCGCCATGATAAAACGCGGCTGATACACTAATGTTTCGTGTACCAACTTGTGATAATTGTTTACGTGTAAGTGCGTAAGTAATCCATGCAATCAGAGGTAATCCGCCCAAAAGGGGGCAGATAATTAAAATAATTAAGACACCCCAAGGTTCAAACATTTTGGATTTTGGATTTTAGATTTAAATTTTCCATCTAAAACCTCAAATCTAAAATCTAAAGTTTTTCTGAAATTTTTGATGGTAATTAGGGCGCTTTTATTGATTAGTCATGGAATGGACACTTGGCTATGACGGAAACCGTTTAAGACAAGTGTCCATTCTAGACTACTAATGGTTTTAGTTTAGCGCGTATGCAGCTTGCAGCGCCCAGATGACGAGAGCAGCGATCGATCCCAGAAGCACCACGGTAGAGATAGTGACTACTTTTGGGGAATCTGCACCCTCAAATTTCATAATTCCTCGATTTAAGTCGGACACAGCTTTATAATCCTCTCTTTTTGGAGCATGAAACATTTGTCCGTTTTGATTGTAGTCCTTCTATTTACGGATGATGTTAAATTCCTAATATTATTTTGTTTAAGTTTCGCAATTTTTCCAACCCCACAATTACCTATTTCTTTAGAGGTATTGGTGTTATTTATCAATTATGGAGAGGGAGTTAAGAGTTATGAGATGAGAATTCTTTCCCCAATGCCCAATTCCCAATATCGACCAATATGTACTAAAATCAATGACTTGAGTCACAAAGAGAGCAATCATGGCATCCATCCGCGAGTTGCACCAACAGCTGGTTAAGAAAGAACGTTCTGCCGTTGAAATTACCCAAGAAGCCTTAAAGCGCATTCAAGCGTTAGAGCCAAAATTGCACAGCTTTTTATGTGTCACCGCAGAACGGGCATTAGAACAGGCCAGTGCTGTGGATGCCAAAATTGCTGCGGGAGAAGAAATTGGGCTGCTAGCAGGTATTCCTGTTGGGATTAAGGACAATATGTGTACTAAGGGAATCCCTACCACTTGCGCCTCCAAAATTCTGGAAAATTTCGTGCCACCTTATGAATCAACAGCGACGCAAAAACTCGCAGACGCTGGGGCGGTAATGGTAGGCAAAACCAACTTAGATGAGTTTGCAATGGGCAGTTCCACAGAAAACTCTGCCTACCAAGTTACGGCTAATCCTTGGGATTTATCACGAGTTCCAGGTGGTTCTTCGGGGGGTTCTGCGGCGGCGGTGTCATCCCAAGAATGTGTAGTTGCTCTCGGTTCTGATACTGGTGGTTCGATTCGGCAACCTGCATCTTTTTGCGGTGTTGTGGGAATGAAGCCAACTTATGGTTTAGTTTCACGTTATGGTTTGGTGGCTTACGCTTCGTCTTTGGATCAAATTGGGCCATTTGCCAAGACAGTAGAAGATGCGGCAATATTATTAGGTGCGATCGCAGGTCACGATCCCAAAGACTCTACCAGCCTGAAAGTTGCCATTCCCAACTACGCCGCTCACTTAAAACCAGACTTAAAACCCAGAGGTCAAATCAGAATTGGGATCATTAAAGAAACTTTTGGTGAAGGTTTAGACGCTGTAGTAGAACAAGCTGTTACCAAAGCAGTAGATGTATTACAAAGTTTGGGAGCAGAGATTCATATAATTTCTTGTCCCCGCTTTCGCTATGGTTTACCCACCTACTACATCATCGCCCCATCCGAAGCATCAGCAAACCTGGCTCGTTACGATGGTGTTAAATATGGCTACCGCGCTCCTGATGCCGATAATCTGCTATCGATGTACACTCGTACGCGTGCCACTGGTTTTGGTACAGAAGTCAAACGCCGAATTATGATCGGCACTTACGCGCTTTCGGCTGGTTATTACGATGCTTATTACCTGAAAGCGCAAAAAGTCCGCACCCTGATTAAGCAAGACTTTGAAAATGCTTTTCGCATGGTTGATGTATTAGTTTGTCCCACATCTCCCACGACAGCATTCAAAGCAGGGGAAAAAACCACTGATCCTTTAAGCATGTATTTAACTGACTTGATGACTATTCCTGTAAATCTTGCTGGTTTACCTAGTTTAAGTTTGCCATGCGGTTTTGACGATCGAGGTTTACCAATAGGATTACAGCTAATCGGCAATGTGCTGCGAGAAGACCAACTGTTTCAAGTAGCCTACGCTTATGAGCAATCTACTAATTGGCATCTGCAAAAACCGCAAATATCTTGAAAATGGGCATTGGGCATTGGGAATGGGAAATTGGTTAATTCCTCCCCCTCATCTCCCTCTGCTTCCCCATCCCCCTCATCTCCCCCTGCCCCCTGCCTCCTTCATTGCTGTTCACCGATTTATTACCATTGACTGTTGAGTATTGACTTCTGGAGTTAGGGATTCAGATGTAATTTGTCGTGGATTGAGTGTATGTAAAAGACCAGCAGATGCAGCTATTAATAAGAGAATGTAGGTAATGACAAGAGGTATGTATGTATTTGGCTTGTTGTCTGAATTTTTGCGATCGCTTTTAGAGTCTTGGCGGACTACATTGGTTGTGAGAGTAAATGATAAAGCATTTCCATCCAGCCCTAAAGCATCTCCATAGCGACGGATGAATCCTTGAAGAAAAACAGGCTCAGGTAATTCTTCAAATCGTTCTTCTTCTAAAGCTTGCAAAACACCTGTTCTAATAAGTGTTTGGGCGGCTATTTCTTCTAAACGTATGGATTTTTCTTGTCTTACTTGTCGCAAGTGTGTGCTTATTTCCTTTAGCTGCTCTATTTGAGCTTGGTTTAAGAGCGTCACAGTCTTCTCCTATATGGGCTAATTCTACTATTCATATAGTGAGAAGACTTAAAATAGCATACGTATTTTTACTGGATATTCGATTCTAGTGAATTTTTTTGAGAATAGTTAAAGTCTAGAATTGAAAATGCTAAAGCCGCCAATACTCAGTATTTTTTCTGTTGCTATATATACTCTTGATTAAAAAAAATAGGCTGTAAAAGCTAATAAGCTGCAATTTATAATACAAGTATTTTATAACTGCTACTCTAGGGGTATTAGTAGGTGAGCCAAACAATCCTCAAGGCTCAGGGGTTACTGCTGGATTGAACAAAATAAAATGTTATCCGTCCTCAGAAACACGACGTAATATTCTGTTGCCCATCACTGCGTGCCTTGGGTGATCAACCAGCCCTGTATCTAGCAGCATTACACCAAAAAGTATCGCCCATCCAAGAGCGCGTTGTAGTGTTGCCTCAGAAACATTTTGGTATTCTGCGATCGCTTCTTGGCGTGCATTTCGATCACTAAAGAGCATCCATATAGAAGCAAGGTCTGTTGCAATATCACCTGATGTAATATCGCCCCAATCAATTATGCCTGTGATCGCACCATTTTCGACAAGGATATTGCGTGGGTGAAGGTCTCCATGTAGCCATTTTGCCTCAACGTCAATAGGCGTGTTCAAAGCCATATTCCAAGTGTCTCTGAGCTTTTGAGTAATCAGATTAGTTTTTGTCTCAAGTCGTTGCATTCGTTCTTCCACAGAAGCTGCACGTTGATTTAGTGGTACACCGCGTACCGCATTTAGTGGTGCATTAAATGGCGCAAGTACATGCAATGAGCGCAGGAATGAAGCAAAGAGTTTTACCTGATTTGCATGGGGTTCCTCTTGATCGGCAGGTATACCAGTTAGCCACGGTAACACGCTCCATCGCCAAGGGTAGCTTTGTGCTGGCTTGCCTATTCTGTAAGGAGTTGGAACAGGTATAGTCAGTTGAGGAGCCAGTACTGGAAGCCAGGTTTGCTCATTTTCGATGAGTATCGCTGCTGCTTTTCGACGTGGGAGCCTTACAGACAATTGGTCGCCCAGTCGAAACATTACATTGTCCCAACCAGCATCAACAAGATGAATCGGCAGGTGCGTCAAATCTGGGTGCTGATCTGATAATAAACTATAGACCAGGCTTGTATCTAAATCGATCTCGGATACTGGTGTTCCTATTGAACTCGATTTTCCCTTTGACGCCATATTTGCCTCCTTTACCCTGTTTTGGCATTTTTCCTAAATTCATTTCAAGGTTTATCGTGCCACTGTTAGGGCGGGAATCTTTTACATCTTTCACAGTGGGAGCAACGTACTCTTGTAACTCGTGCGATCGCAACAAGCAGTAGTGACTGGCGACCCCTTTTTACCAACATAGCGTTGATTTTTCCGTGCGCTCATGCCAAATTC
This genomic interval from Nostoc sp. KVJ3 contains the following:
- a CDS encoding beta strand repeat-containing protein, whose translation is MASIIGTNGNDTLYVSGNDDTLTGGGGNDIYDIRPYHGTLFTITDFGGIGKGINPSAAVIAEVDTLRFSYDNTYDNFLNAENLLLTQNGNNLEITFESLLFQSPKVILQNFALENLDNLSTSTGGKVNLGNILFNGQTTITDSFDVFNANSTQSTIFNQNTVTFLNDLSNNVSGFDNSDDVINGQGGDDKIDGKSGNDRLRGGAGNNTLIGGVGNDTLDVEYSTGNNILNGGTGNDTLDASASSGNNLLSGADGNDSLYASYLYKSDYDVISSSGNNTLNGGAGNDTLDAIASSGNNLLFGGDGNDSLSTSYLVYNYYNLITSSGNNTLNGGAGDDTLNAQSQTGNNLLFGGDGNDSLSTSGATYYTDIYVDLGFYSSGNNTLNGGAGDDTLDASNSTGDNFLSGGAGNDILEAGRSGNNTLNGGAGDDILEAGRPGNNNFFILDAGNLGNNFLSGGAGNDSLSVFAYIYTERYGGEIYLPSLGNNTLNGGAGDDRLSAIISSGNNLLSGGDGNDSFYLSPTSPDTAPSNLVIQTVNGGQGDDVLSVDYSLATGGIVSTFNATTNIGSITAGTYRVNYNNIERLDISGTAYNDNILGNSGNDLLRGGAGNDTLIGGTGNNTLNGGVGNDNLSANSSTGDNLISGGDGNDSLDISGYVRVSYPNEYVFQSSGNNTLNGGAGDDSLSASGSTGDNLLSGDDGNDYLDISGYYQGNAYDLDDSNSSGNNTLNGGAGDDSLSASGSTGDNLLSGDDGNDYLDISGYYQGNAYDLDDSNSSGNNTLNGGAGDDSLSASGSTGDNLLSGGDGNDYLDISGFYIYTPYDNEHSMRDLSSTFDSRSFGNNTLNGGAGNDTLSASGSRGDNLLFGGDGNDILTGGNGNDTLYGGNGTDTFAFYDYKEGIDTIYDFNATNELIQVSAYDFGGGLSIGSLSASQFTIGTSATAIAQRFIYDSSTGGLYFDQDGSATGFTQVKFAQLSAGLSLTNNNFVVS
- a CDS encoding beta strand repeat-containing protein, with amino-acid sequence MASSIIGTNGNDTLYVSGYDDTLTGGGGNDIYDIPGYSTNLVTITDFGGIGKGINPSAGVIAEVDTLRFSYDNTLNAENLLLTQKGNNLEITFQPEPFSLDSTKVILQNFALENLDNLSTSTGGKVNLGNILFNGQTTITDSFDVFNANSTQSTIFNQNTVTFLNDLSNNVSGFDNSDDVINGQGGDDKIDGKSGNDRLRGGAGNNTLIGGVGNDTLDVEYSTGNNILNGDTGDDYLDAGASSGNNLLSGGDGNDSLSTSYISQNYYGYGYTASSGNNTLNGGAGDDYLNADSPEGNNLLFGGDGNDTLSTSGVYTYKADPNFISSGNNTLNGGAGDDYLKAMGTSGNNLLSGGDGNDYLDISGIPTTYDTLGSSGNNTINGGAGDDTLKADFVTGNNFFFGGDGNDSFYLNLENQTVDGGQGDDLLSVDFSYAGVGITTTFDATTNIGSIQAGTNQVTYKNTERLNISGTAYNDNIVGNSGNDTLSTGYSGIDTIDGGKGDDVLFVDYYYPAGGITTTFNSTTNIGSIKAGANQVSYKNIERLNILGTGYNDNIVGNSGNDTLSGGNSGIDTIDGGEGDDVLYVNSDVYAGIITTFNATTNTGSITIGTNRVTYKNIERLNISGTTYNNDKIGGNSGNDTLSGGLGNDTLTGGAGNDRFVYYFGDGVDVITDFGGIGKGSNPSATAIASSDTLQFTGDQFTAQNLQLTQNGNNLEITFEGSADSKVILQNFKLENLDNLPATSSRPAIGNILFDGQTSITDSFDVFDANSTQTTLFKRNTVTFLNNLDNNITGFDNSNDVINGQGGNDIIDGLSGNDILRGDAGNDTLIGGAGNDTLESGAGDNILDGGIGNDSLNASSSEGDNLLSGGDGNDTLDIFGGDNSSHSLGNNTLNGGAGNDSLSASSSRGDNLLSGGDGNDTLDISGSYYEDRGNTFDTRSLGNNTLNGGAGNDNLNARYSTGDNFLSGEDGNDLLDIESSIGDNTLNGGAGDDTFSASNTKGNNLLSGGDGNDSFYLATISSDPAPSDLATQTVNGGNGNDLLSINYYIATKGIASTFNATTNTGSFTADGYLVNYNNIEALNISGTDYNDLIVGSNGNDTLTGGKGNDSLYGGNGTDTFAFNSYNEGVDSLYDFNASNDLIQVSAYDFGGGLSIGSLSASQFTIGTSATTIAQRFIYDSSTGGLYFDQDGSATGFTQVKFAQLSTGLSLTNNNFVVV